One Thermoanaerobaculia bacterium genomic region harbors:
- a CDS encoding glycosyltransferase — MTERPDISVVIPVYNEEENLPALLPRLLPVLDGTKRPYEVLFVDDGSRDRSLAILKSFVDAHPGKVRVLELSRNFGQHPAILAAFQRARGNVVVTLDADLQNPPEEIPKLLARVDEGYDVVGGIRRQRRDSWFRRAASRLVNRVTGAITGMRLSDYGCMLRAYSRDVVNEINACEENATFIPALAQSFSRRPTEVEVGHAERAAGTSKYSLYRLVRLNFDLMTGFSVVPLQIFTLFGFVVAAGGVGFGIFLGIRRMIVGAEVEGVFTLFAILFTVVGVLLAGLGIVGEYIGRIYHEVRRRPRFSVRREWGAPAP; from the coding sequence CGACCCGACATTTCGGTGGTGATTCCCGTGTACAACGAGGAGGAGAACCTGCCGGCCCTGCTTCCCCGTCTCCTCCCCGTGCTCGACGGGACGAAGCGGCCCTACGAAGTGCTCTTCGTGGACGACGGCAGCCGCGACCGGTCGCTCGCCATCCTGAAGTCGTTCGTCGACGCGCACCCGGGGAAGGTCCGCGTCCTCGAGCTCTCGAGGAACTTCGGCCAGCATCCGGCGATCCTCGCGGCGTTCCAGCGCGCGCGCGGCAACGTGGTCGTGACTCTGGACGCCGATCTCCAGAATCCCCCCGAGGAGATCCCGAAGCTCCTCGCGCGCGTCGACGAGGGTTACGACGTGGTCGGCGGCATCCGCCGGCAGCGCCGCGACTCCTGGTTTCGGCGCGCCGCTTCGCGTCTCGTCAACCGCGTGACCGGCGCGATCACCGGAATGCGTCTTTCCGACTACGGCTGCATGTTGCGCGCCTACTCGCGGGACGTCGTCAACGAGATCAACGCGTGCGAGGAGAACGCGACGTTCATCCCCGCGCTCGCGCAATCGTTCTCGCGCCGGCCGACCGAGGTCGAGGTCGGGCACGCGGAACGCGCCGCCGGGACGTCCAAGTATTCGCTCTACCGGCTCGTGCGGCTGAATTTCGATCTGATGACCGGCTTTTCGGTCGTCCCGCTCCAGATCTTCACTCTGTTCGGGTTCGTCGTCGCGGCGGGGGGCGTCGGATTCGGGATCTTCCTCGGAATCCGCCGGATGATCGTCGGCGCCGAGGTCGAGGGAGTGTTCACGCTGTTTGCGATCCTCTTCACCGTCGTCGGCGTGCTGCTCGCCGGGCTCGGGATCGTCGGCGAGTACATCGGGCGGATCTATCACGAGGTGCGCCGACGTCCGCGGTTCTCGGTGCGGCGCGAATGGGGGGCGCCCGCGCCGTGA